Proteins encoded in a region of the Tautonia rosea genome:
- a CDS encoding formylglycine-generating enzyme family protein, which yields MSVQVRHSLESPRRGWAFRWLGGRSSPAPAAGPSPEAESVGHFIDELISDGRDAFALLKSAADHVTEEDARRAWESLEQRMALIPFGRLVLGRSDGGEELVEVPAFYLDRHVVSNQMFQRFVASGCYDCLELWPREVWPSLLQFTDRTGQPGPADWSNRTYPSDRANHPVVGICWYEASAYARWVGKRLPTAAEWQKAGGWPEHLGGGRCTRYPWGDLFDPARANLRSSGIGDTVPVDAYRNGATPNGIFQMSGNVWEWIEDLLDAVPCDSGEEFHPWKPMRRIVGGSFDTYLPGEATCHFVTGQGTLDRRANIGFRCALSADRLREQPGN from the coding sequence ATGTCAGTTCAGGTCCGACACTCACTTGAGTCACCCCGCCGAGGCTGGGCGTTCCGATGGCTCGGTGGTCGTTCAAGTCCCGCTCCGGCCGCGGGCCCTTCTCCCGAGGCTGAATCGGTCGGCCACTTCATTGACGAGTTGATCAGCGATGGGCGAGACGCCTTCGCCTTGCTCAAATCAGCCGCGGATCATGTCACTGAGGAAGATGCCCGACGTGCCTGGGAATCCCTCGAACAACGGATGGCCCTCATTCCCTTTGGAAGGCTCGTTCTGGGCCGTAGCGACGGAGGCGAAGAACTGGTCGAGGTCCCCGCCTTCTATCTTGACCGACATGTGGTTTCGAACCAGATGTTTCAACGGTTTGTGGCCTCCGGCTGTTACGACTGCCTGGAACTCTGGCCGCGGGAAGTCTGGCCCAGCCTCCTGCAATTCACGGATCGCACCGGCCAGCCAGGACCCGCCGACTGGTCAAATCGCACCTATCCGAGCGACCGGGCCAATCATCCGGTTGTCGGCATCTGTTGGTATGAAGCGTCAGCCTATGCCCGATGGGTCGGCAAGCGCCTGCCCACCGCCGCCGAATGGCAAAAGGCTGGCGGTTGGCCCGAACACCTTGGCGGAGGCCGATGCACCCGGTATCCGTGGGGCGACCTGTTTGACCCAGCCCGAGCCAATCTCCGCTCCAGCGGGATCGGCGACACCGTACCCGTCGATGCCTACCGCAACGGGGCGACTCCAAACGGAATTTTCCAGATGAGCGGCAATGTCTGGGAATGGATCGAGGACCTGCTCGACGCCGTCCCCTGCGACTCAGGAGAAGAATTTCATCCCTGGAAGCCAATGCGTCGGATTGTCGGTGGCAGCTTCGACACCTACCTGCCGGGCGAGGCAACCTGCCACTTCGTAACCGGTCAGGGCACGCTCGATCGTCGTGCAAACATTGGCTTCCGATGCGCGCTTTCGGCCGATCGACTCCGAGAGCAACCCGGCAACTGA
- a CDS encoding GAP1-N2 domain-containing protein — protein MWVDQAIYTSLPRSGREGYHVVSRSRGVSETDARTLASWCPSHGALVVDEANRASVNIHPLLEGRMVVSRSCEGRPEYSGRGGKQIYTHALIFEIQSLERTGIVPISLYLDALALGLFQYRPEPDAVLEEVELGHCHRPLHLCRESRQPALISPTELRAIRESLATGKPIELHHPGDRFRFVEHFLGFLPIGLTTTISFSTSLKPSTARPFALCLIP, from the coding sequence ATGTGGGTAGATCAGGCCATTTACACCTCATTGCCTCGGAGCGGCCGGGAAGGCTACCACGTGGTGAGCCGCTCGCGAGGCGTCTCAGAAACGGACGCACGGACCCTGGCCTCCTGGTGTCCTTCACACGGTGCGCTCGTGGTCGATGAGGCCAACCGGGCAAGCGTCAACATTCACCCCTTGCTTGAAGGGCGAATGGTGGTTTCTCGTTCTTGCGAAGGCCGCCCGGAATATAGCGGGAGGGGCGGAAAACAGATTTACACACACGCCTTGATCTTCGAGATACAGTCACTTGAACGTACCGGGATTGTACCGATTTCCCTCTATCTGGATGCGCTCGCGCTCGGTCTGTTTCAGTATCGTCCCGAACCTGATGCCGTGCTCGAAGAGGTCGAACTGGGGCATTGTCATCGACCGCTCCACCTCTGCCGCGAGAGTCGTCAACCGGCGCTGATCAGTCCGACAGAGCTGAGGGCAATCCGTGAATCGCTTGCGACAGGAAAACCGATCGAACTGCATCACCCCGGAGACCGGTTCCGATTTGTCGAGCACTTTCTTGGGTTCCTGCCGATCGGACTGACAACGACGATCAGCTTCTCGACAAGCTTGAAGCCTTCGACGGCTCGCCCCTTTGCCTTGTGTCTGATTCCCTGA
- a CDS encoding SDR family oxidoreductase, translating into MADNLGRMDGKRCLVTGATSGIGAVTAEELARLGAEVILVGRDPKKCEEMLERLRRQTGNTAIHSMVADLSSQAEVRRLAEDVRVRFDRLDVLINNAGALFMDRRESVDGIEMTFALNHLAYFLLTHLLLDCLKAAAPSRIVVVASDAHRGASINFDDLQAQTRFKGLRTYSQSKLANVLFARELARRLEGTRVSVNALHPGVVNSSFFSSGEGPAWWVMRRLAGLIAISSEQGAKTSVYLATSPEVEGVSGTYFVKQRQVKPAPAAQNDEVARRLWRVSEEMTGLVSSE; encoded by the coding sequence ATGGCGGACAATCTGGGTCGCATGGATGGGAAACGTTGCCTGGTGACCGGGGCGACTTCGGGAATTGGGGCGGTGACAGCCGAAGAGCTTGCCCGACTGGGGGCTGAGGTGATTCTCGTCGGACGCGATCCGAAGAAGTGCGAGGAGATGCTTGAGCGTCTCCGACGGCAAACGGGCAACACTGCGATTCATTCAATGGTTGCGGATCTCTCGTCACAGGCGGAGGTGCGTCGCCTGGCCGAGGACGTTCGAGTGCGGTTTGATCGGCTCGACGTGCTGATCAACAACGCCGGTGCGTTGTTCATGGATCGTCGCGAAAGCGTTGACGGAATCGAGATGACCTTCGCTCTCAATCATCTGGCTTATTTCTTGCTCACACACTTGTTGCTTGATTGTTTGAAGGCTGCGGCTCCGAGCCGGATTGTCGTCGTGGCGTCTGACGCTCATCGTGGAGCGTCAATCAACTTTGATGATCTTCAGGCCCAAACGCGATTCAAGGGGCTTCGGACGTACAGTCAGTCGAAGCTTGCCAACGTCTTATTTGCCAGAGAGTTGGCCAGGAGACTCGAAGGCACTCGGGTAAGCGTCAATGCCCTCCATCCGGGAGTGGTCAACTCGTCCTTCTTTTCCTCGGGAGAGGGGCCGGCCTGGTGGGTCATGCGCCGGCTGGCGGGGCTCATTGCCATCTCGTCAGAGCAAGGTGCGAAAACGTCGGTCTACCTGGCCACTTCTCCCGAGGTCGAGGGGGTGTCGGGAACCTACTTCGTCAAGCAACGCCAGGTGAAACCTGCTCCCGCGGCCCAGAACGACGAGGTAGCCCGACGGTTGTGGCGTGTGAGCGAGGAGATGACGGGGCTGGTTTCTTCGGAGTGA
- a CDS encoding prepilin peptidase produces the protein MRTEETRAGRQLVRLGFVLVAISVLTAEYTLDRPGVHGAFRVLQVALLTGWAVIVHAFLSRRRQSEDVPSVATMLLSCAMVAVLWGVDLGVTIAGMPALAYETMLVLLLRDAALSVIALAGNPICLRLSGGLSLALMLFSSVLGEHRLLYVLATAYALLGSYWLILLYWSFIQIKLLEGTNHRPPVLAILVWGLLVGAMTVLVVGPRRTIGVLGELMPTSGGTTIADASAQSGVGDGPNLAQGINDPTTSGPVDSDIFLETKDTSLYDASTERYGDPEEFNNRRSLAVAIQNQSGELQEEQSRQSNPTREFSVVRGGPRRDSKRPDQSAGEAYSVRGKTPLHLRMLAFDEFDGRSWVEPTLGADSIELQLGFAGWIELPRTDQSINAGAISHEIVVGEIEAPQLPLPPGCDRFRIDRIDRPNFFALAQEGILRYRADALPKQTKLETHTPTIDPVRLRACSMPPGRSYSLPKYLRTSMTVGSPDAPDHRPLDPRIRALAEQWTKGLDRGWSQVEAITDHLRTDYEWDENAVIPSEVDDPIAHFLFEQRRGDDYIFASTACLLLRSLGYPARFVQGLYANPDRYDPDSRWTPVFWPADLHTWVEVQLPTQEWIVVEATPGFEVLGPEPALLARLGEAVSRVFYWIVQHPVRTLGTLAVVGLLVGFRSWLAGVIATLIWRLTFHGGARHSVIVTVRLLERRAQLSGIGRAGSTTLRDWYRFAADRLEDPSAREAIRRLIPLADWAIYAPSSIANPGEGETEVIRSQCRDAVRLCTQSAFRPVSVSSKQRASKGNRRVSWVGAAMILFATLGLESSTAQADGNALPTLPPYPEIFAGMKPSDSERSEETQAASSPSELTMRSLGIETIEDLSQSDQQTMAILKGMTACWFFVLGASVGSFLNVVVYRMPKGLPIWGRSSHCPSCHTALTFRENIPILGWLRLRGRCRSCQTPISPRYPIVETVTGAIFLALLEVQLLSGGGSVPVREPNFYAGVVWILWYPKWDLISLYAYHLILLCTTLCLALIAFDGHRIPRRLLIMTILVGFLGPILMAELHPVPFRLPRPDWLPRSGFSPAELLNSGLGQLTGLLLGGILCLATDQRASLVAVLMLAGIFLGWQAAISIALLTALAMLMVQFGSSTVLPGLRAIPPAFTAAMAILVQTLCWRWFSGLAFWPSHLSSPIAMIGAVTIIAGLSSLTRVMQQRQQFGTNHFLAPESLAPHDPQHSISPGELKETERLSPIPYQPPSRF, from the coding sequence ATGCGAACTGAGGAAACACGGGCCGGTCGGCAACTCGTCCGGCTCGGCTTCGTTCTGGTGGCGATCTCCGTGCTCACGGCCGAATACACGCTCGATCGTCCCGGCGTGCATGGTGCCTTTCGGGTCCTTCAGGTCGCCTTGCTGACCGGCTGGGCGGTGATCGTCCATGCCTTTCTCTCCCGCAGGAGGCAATCGGAAGACGTTCCCTCGGTTGCCACCATGCTCCTCTCCTGCGCCATGGTCGCTGTGCTTTGGGGGGTGGACCTCGGCGTGACCATCGCAGGGATGCCCGCGCTTGCCTACGAAACCATGCTGGTCCTCTTGCTGCGAGACGCCGCCCTCTCGGTCATCGCGCTGGCGGGCAATCCCATCTGCCTGAGACTTTCCGGCGGCCTGTCTCTGGCGCTCATGCTATTCAGCTCGGTTCTGGGAGAGCACCGCCTGCTCTACGTCCTGGCGACGGCCTATGCCCTGCTCGGCAGCTACTGGTTGATCCTGCTCTACTGGAGCTTTATCCAGATCAAGCTGCTGGAGGGAACGAACCATCGCCCCCCGGTTCTTGCTATCCTCGTCTGGGGGTTGCTCGTCGGAGCGATGACCGTGCTCGTGGTCGGTCCCCGTCGAACGATCGGCGTGCTGGGTGAATTGATGCCGACCTCCGGCGGAACCACCATCGCCGATGCCTCCGCTCAATCTGGCGTGGGAGATGGCCCGAACCTCGCCCAGGGGATCAACGACCCGACCACCTCCGGTCCCGTCGATTCCGACATCTTCCTCGAAACTAAGGACACCTCCCTCTACGACGCCAGCACCGAACGCTACGGCGATCCCGAAGAATTCAACAATCGCCGCAGTCTGGCTGTGGCCATCCAGAACCAGTCGGGCGAGCTTCAGGAGGAACAATCGCGCCAGTCAAACCCGACCCGAGAGTTCTCGGTGGTCCGGGGAGGTCCTCGACGCGATTCCAAACGCCCCGATCAATCGGCCGGCGAAGCCTATTCGGTTCGGGGGAAGACCCCGCTTCATCTCCGAATGCTGGCCTTCGACGAGTTCGACGGCCGATCCTGGGTCGAGCCGACCCTGGGGGCCGATTCCATCGAGCTTCAACTCGGCTTCGCAGGATGGATCGAGCTGCCCCGGACCGACCAGTCGATCAACGCCGGGGCAATCTCCCACGAAATTGTGGTCGGAGAGATCGAGGCTCCACAGCTCCCCCTCCCCCCCGGTTGCGACCGGTTTCGGATCGACCGGATCGACCGACCGAATTTCTTCGCCCTGGCCCAGGAAGGCATCCTCCGATACCGCGCCGATGCCTTGCCCAAGCAAACAAAGCTCGAAACGCACACCCCTACGATCGACCCCGTTCGGCTCCGAGCTTGCTCGATGCCGCCAGGCCGATCTTACTCCCTGCCGAAATACCTCCGAACCAGCATGACTGTCGGCTCCCCCGACGCTCCCGACCACCGCCCACTCGACCCGCGCATCCGAGCCCTCGCCGAGCAATGGACCAAAGGCCTTGACCGCGGTTGGTCGCAAGTCGAGGCGATTACCGACCACCTGCGGACCGATTACGAATGGGATGAGAACGCCGTCATCCCCTCCGAGGTCGACGACCCAATCGCCCATTTTCTCTTCGAGCAACGCCGTGGCGACGACTACATTTTCGCCAGCACCGCTTGCCTCCTGTTACGAAGCCTCGGATACCCGGCTCGATTCGTCCAGGGGCTCTACGCGAATCCCGATCGGTACGATCCCGATTCACGCTGGACGCCGGTCTTCTGGCCCGCCGATCTGCATACCTGGGTCGAGGTGCAATTGCCGACTCAGGAATGGATCGTCGTCGAGGCTACTCCCGGTTTTGAGGTCCTTGGGCCGGAACCGGCGCTGCTCGCCCGGTTGGGTGAGGCGGTGAGCAGAGTCTTCTACTGGATCGTCCAACACCCCGTCCGAACGCTGGGCACTCTCGCTGTGGTCGGGCTTCTGGTCGGGTTTCGCTCCTGGCTGGCCGGGGTCATCGCCACGCTCATCTGGCGGCTCACGTTCCACGGCGGGGCTCGACACTCGGTGATCGTCACGGTTCGACTTCTGGAGCGTCGCGCCCAGCTCTCCGGAATCGGCCGTGCCGGTTCCACGACCCTCCGAGACTGGTATCGCTTCGCCGCCGACCGGCTCGAGGATCCCTCAGCCCGGGAGGCGATCCGCCGTCTCATCCCCCTGGCCGACTGGGCCATCTACGCACCCAGCTCGATCGCGAATCCGGGAGAAGGCGAGACCGAGGTCATCCGATCTCAGTGCCGCGACGCGGTTCGCCTCTGCACCCAATCGGCCTTCCGGCCCGTCTCCGTCTCGTCGAAGCAGCGAGCCAGCAAGGGCAATCGCCGCGTCTCCTGGGTCGGTGCGGCGATGATTCTGTTTGCCACGCTCGGATTGGAAAGCTCAACGGCTCAGGCCGACGGGAACGCGTTGCCCACACTGCCACCCTACCCGGAAATCTTCGCGGGCATGAAACCGAGCGACTCGGAACGTTCCGAGGAAACCCAGGCCGCCTCTTCCCCTTCCGAATTGACCATGCGGTCGCTCGGGATCGAGACCATTGAGGATCTGTCTCAGTCCGATCAGCAAACCATGGCGATCTTGAAGGGAATGACCGCCTGCTGGTTCTTCGTCCTGGGGGCCTCGGTCGGGAGCTTCCTCAATGTCGTGGTGTATCGTATGCCGAAGGGGTTGCCGATCTGGGGAAGGAGTTCCCACTGTCCATCCTGTCACACCGCCCTGACCTTCCGGGAAAACATTCCGATTCTCGGATGGCTCCGGCTGCGGGGACGGTGCCGATCCTGTCAGACACCCATTTCGCCACGTTACCCGATCGTCGAAACCGTCACGGGAGCCATCTTTCTGGCCCTACTTGAAGTGCAATTGCTTTCCGGAGGAGGCTCGGTCCCGGTTCGTGAACCCAATTTTTACGCAGGAGTCGTCTGGATCCTCTGGTATCCAAAGTGGGATTTGATCAGCCTCTATGCCTATCATCTCATCTTGCTCTGTACGACCCTCTGCCTTGCCCTGATCGCCTTCGATGGACACCGGATTCCGAGGCGACTCCTCATCATGACGATTCTCGTGGGCTTCCTCGGCCCGATCCTCATGGCCGAACTGCACCCGGTTCCCTTCCGACTCCCCCGACCCGATTGGCTTCCGAGATCCGGATTCTCACCCGCTGAACTGCTCAACAGTGGACTCGGGCAGCTCACCGGTCTGCTCCTGGGCGGAATCCTTTGCCTGGCCACCGATCAACGCGCCAGCCTGGTCGCCGTGCTGATGCTGGCCGGAATCTTCCTTGGCTGGCAGGCCGCCATCTCGATCGCCTTGCTCACAGCGCTGGCCATGCTCATGGTCCAGTTTGGTTCCTCAACTGTTTTGCCCGGCCTGCGAGCCATTCCTCCGGCCTTCACGGCAGCAATGGCGATTCTGGTTCAGACGCTCTGCTGGAGGTGGTTTTCCGGACTCGCCTTCTGGCCGTCGCACCTGTCGTCGCCGATCGCAATGATTGGTGCCGTCACGATCATCGCCGGACTCTCGTCCCTCACTCGTGTCATGCAACAACGGCAACAGTTCGGCACCAATCACTTCCTCGCACCCGAAAGCCTCGCTCCCCATGACCCTCAGCATTCCATCTCCCCGGGCGAACTTAAGGAAACCGAACGGTTGAGTCCGATCCCGTACCAGCCTCCCAGCCGTTTCTGA
- a CDS encoding DUF58 domain-containing protein, with translation MMILDDRELNAERVHHHDGDSRLQRWLLGMRHLLVEADHFSFVNAYLPWRYPLGSLAMAAVAAALCGWFVHARAYLLLIGVGSVIVLGVIWPKVSLLAIRGHLKFEDRRTVEGKGTRARLVVSNYLPIGSWGLRLRGGHEDAGSGSVVNLAVVPGWRTTEFEFPYVPPLRGEYPRGSAALRTGFPFGLWEAERSLATTGSLLVWPRSLPLDDIPEAAASDRTREGLVFQNRAGHSGDFFGVRPYVRGDSLRRIHWPQSARYDRLIVCERQASANLHLQVVLDVLPSVHGGNGPYSSREWAIRIAATLIEAFLNRGALVHLVVDDRSVATGSGTSHRERLLDTLAKIPPKTSKTIGEVLSSSPVRRFRDGLQVVITTDRGLQRADAWPHGGKAIILRAASFGAVAEPERHDRPLLVRPWIEITDANNVAGQFRRGWREVLNAN, from the coding sequence ATGATGATCCTCGACGATCGCGAACTGAACGCTGAACGGGTTCACCATCACGATGGCGATTCTCGGTTGCAGCGCTGGCTGCTCGGGATGCGTCATCTCCTGGTCGAGGCCGATCATTTCTCCTTCGTCAATGCGTATCTTCCCTGGCGCTATCCGCTGGGAAGTCTGGCGATGGCGGCAGTGGCGGCGGCTCTCTGCGGCTGGTTCGTCCATGCCAGGGCATACTTACTCCTGATCGGGGTGGGCTCGGTCATCGTCCTCGGGGTAATCTGGCCAAAGGTCAGCCTCTTGGCGATCCGGGGTCACCTGAAGTTCGAGGACCGCCGGACTGTTGAGGGCAAAGGCACGAGAGCCCGCCTGGTCGTATCAAACTACCTGCCGATCGGCTCCTGGGGGCTTCGCCTCCGGGGGGGACACGAAGATGCCGGTTCTGGCTCGGTCGTCAATCTCGCGGTCGTCCCTGGATGGAGGACCACCGAGTTCGAATTTCCGTACGTCCCTCCCTTGCGAGGCGAGTATCCGCGCGGTTCGGCAGCCCTCCGAACCGGTTTTCCCTTTGGCCTCTGGGAGGCCGAGCGATCACTCGCAACCACTGGGAGCCTGCTTGTCTGGCCCCGATCCCTGCCACTCGACGACATTCCCGAGGCCGCAGCGAGTGATCGGACCCGCGAAGGACTCGTCTTCCAGAACCGTGCGGGCCACTCTGGAGACTTCTTCGGTGTGCGTCCCTATGTCCGAGGCGACTCACTCCGCCGGATTCACTGGCCACAGTCGGCCCGTTACGATCGCCTGATCGTCTGCGAGCGACAGGCCAGCGCGAACCTGCATCTTCAGGTCGTGCTTGACGTCCTCCCTTCGGTTCACGGCGGAAACGGACCGTACAGCTCTCGGGAATGGGCCATCCGGATCGCAGCAACTTTGATCGAAGCCTTCCTGAACCGAGGAGCCCTGGTTCATCTCGTCGTCGACGACCGTTCGGTCGCGACCGGATCGGGCACCTCGCATCGCGAACGCCTGCTCGATACGCTCGCGAAGATTCCGCCGAAAACGTCAAAAACGATCGGCGAGGTCCTCTCCTCCTCTCCTGTCCGACGCTTCCGTGATGGGTTGCAGGTCGTGATCACCACCGATCGAGGGCTCCAGCGGGCAGATGCCTGGCCGCATGGAGGCAAAGCAATCATCCTCCGCGCCGCCTCCTTCGGCGCCGTGGCCGAACCGGAACGCCACGATCGGCCCTTGCTTGTCCGCCCCTGGATCGAGATTACCGATGCGAACAACGTTGCCGGACAATTCCGGCGCGGCTGGCGGGAGGTCCTCAATGCGAACTGA
- a CDS encoding response regulator: protein MESPQILVIDDSPTILKMVECHLSQAGYRVATAPNAEAGIEAAAAIRPDLIVLDHQLPGTTGDEVCRALLRNEVTAQIPVVISSAMRNRAFASYTDLPNVVDQIPKPFTPDLLKTGVANALQVGAMVVRAQQTGCAMPETVGDVHDASLEGKTAAFPLRSVIDFLNNSLCSGRLTLELDKDRIRFNLSSGRIQAVCSPTISPDRLFDALPAEMAELAPLLTATLGERVDPSMSGLVRMLEKSLTDPRKLRALLRSQASILTYWALSADPGRFLFEPDATMPPMFQAFPLQLSLPALAVEGVRRCDPTTDLDAFASILFARQTPRGGNLDRSGLSPLELKLASMFDGAQTTSALAEQSGMPLEAVADIARGLELVGLLERRAAIPGASVLLIDDEPESARMIQAALGPEGCGCQLKMVRDRVGAQLLMRRQRFDLVFIALDRPNQEPILNACREQASETTRFIGLVGLSDEEELNRLDAMGLDGILHRPLAESDLKATLDHLLSPSGGAVLA from the coding sequence ATGGAGAGCCCGCAAATTCTGGTCATCGACGACAGCCCGACCATTCTCAAAATGGTCGAATGCCACCTCTCGCAGGCCGGCTATCGTGTCGCAACCGCGCCGAACGCCGAGGCCGGCATCGAAGCGGCCGCTGCGATTCGTCCTGACTTGATCGTCCTGGACCATCAGCTTCCCGGAACCACCGGCGACGAAGTCTGTCGAGCCTTGCTGCGAAACGAGGTCACGGCTCAGATTCCGGTCGTCATCAGCTCTGCCATGCGCAATCGCGCCTTTGCGTCTTACACTGATCTGCCCAACGTGGTCGATCAGATCCCCAAGCCGTTTACCCCTGATCTGCTCAAGACCGGCGTGGCCAACGCACTTCAGGTCGGCGCCATGGTTGTCCGGGCGCAACAGACCGGCTGCGCGATGCCGGAAACGGTCGGGGACGTGCATGATGCCTCGCTCGAAGGCAAGACGGCCGCCTTCCCCTTGCGATCCGTCATCGACTTCCTGAACAACTCCCTCTGCTCGGGCAGACTCACCCTTGAACTGGACAAGGACCGGATCCGATTTAACCTGAGCAGCGGCCGCATCCAGGCCGTATGCTCCCCGACAATCAGCCCCGACCGACTCTTCGACGCATTGCCGGCCGAGATGGCCGAACTGGCTCCCTTGCTGACCGCCACCCTGGGAGAACGGGTCGATCCGTCGATGTCGGGCCTGGTTCGAATGCTCGAAAAGAGCCTGACCGACCCACGAAAACTGCGCGCCTTGCTCCGCTCTCAGGCGTCGATTCTGACGTACTGGGCACTCTCGGCCGATCCTGGACGGTTCCTCTTCGAACCGGACGCAACCATGCCTCCGATGTTCCAGGCGTTTCCGTTACAGCTCAGCCTGCCTGCCCTGGCCGTCGAGGGCGTTCGTCGCTGCGATCCCACGACCGACCTCGACGCCTTCGCCTCAATTCTCTTCGCCCGACAGACCCCCAGGGGAGGCAACCTCGATCGATCCGGGCTTTCCCCCCTCGAACTCAAGCTCGCGTCGATGTTCGATGGGGCCCAAACCACTTCGGCCCTGGCCGAACAGTCCGGCATGCCGCTTGAGGCAGTGGCCGATATCGCCCGAGGGCTCGAGCTTGTCGGTCTCCTGGAGCGTCGAGCGGCCATCCCCGGAGCCTCCGTGCTGCTCATTGATGACGAGCCCGAATCGGCCCGGATGATCCAGGCTGCGCTTGGTCCTGAGGGCTGCGGCTGTCAACTCAAGATGGTTCGAGATCGCGTCGGAGCACAGCTCTTGATGCGTCGTCAACGGTTTGACCTGGTGTTCATCGCCCTTGATCGCCCCAACCAGGAACCGATCCTCAACGCCTGTCGCGAGCAAGCCTCCGAGACAACCCGGTTCATCGGTCTGGTCGGCCTTTCTGATGAGGAGGAGCTGAATCGACTCGATGCGATGGGCCTTGACGGCATCCTTCACCGGCCGCTCGCCGAGTCGGATTTGAAGGCCACTCTCGACCACCTGCTCTCCCCATCGGGAGGTGCCGTGCTCGCCTGA
- a CDS encoding Fur family transcriptional regulator, whose translation MNLRKTRQGQAIRRVIAESGRPLSPAEIQEAAKHDIPSLGLATVYRVIKRMAEDGEVAAVQLPGEPPRYEDQRVAAKHHHHFHCNDCGRVFDVPGCPGGLDALTPPGFQVDHHELVLYGQCALCRREPTTS comes from the coding sequence ATGAATTTGCGCAAAACACGACAGGGGCAAGCGATTCGTCGCGTGATTGCCGAGTCGGGTCGGCCGCTCAGTCCGGCCGAGATTCAGGAGGCGGCGAAACACGACATTCCGTCACTGGGGCTTGCGACGGTTTACCGGGTCATCAAGCGAATGGCTGAGGATGGGGAAGTGGCCGCGGTTCAGCTTCCGGGAGAGCCGCCGCGTTATGAAGATCAGCGTGTGGCGGCGAAGCACCATCATCATTTTCACTGCAATGACTGCGGACGGGTCTTCGACGTGCCTGGATGTCCGGGTGGGCTCGATGCGCTGACGCCGCCGGGATTCCAGGTGGACCATCATGAACTGGTGCTGTATGGGCAGTGTGCTTTGTGTCGACGAGAGCCGACGACCTCGTGA
- a CDS encoding TRAFAC clade GTPase domain-containing protein, translating to MSTGVRYLDRSTRLGGQVPCPLCGGSLRGESCIECFAPAEVIESILGRPTFPRIVGILGPSGVGKTVYLGMLLDLLSHGVGPFHGMARGPFSLALQRQVMLALERQRFPDKTPVEADRWQWVHCEVSTGKRHGFDVVTPDVAGEAVASELESPGTHTTVRTLIERCGGLVVLIDTVGVIAEGQAQEMFAMQLISYLESMHGQRRRKMDIPVALVFTKVDLCEEPIDDPLAFARAHASALWRMCDARLRHFKFFCSSVAGSCGRLVDRDGGELLIPLRVEPRGVVEPFAWLSGLLR from the coding sequence ATGAGTACCGGTGTCCGCTATCTCGATCGGAGCACACGGCTCGGGGGTCAGGTCCCCTGCCCGCTTTGTGGAGGGAGTCTGCGGGGAGAATCTTGTATTGAATGCTTCGCTCCGGCGGAAGTGATCGAATCGATCCTCGGACGACCAACCTTCCCGCGTATCGTCGGAATCCTCGGCCCGAGCGGTGTCGGCAAGACGGTTTACCTCGGGATGCTGCTCGACCTGCTCTCGCATGGTGTTGGTCCGTTCCATGGAATGGCCCGAGGACCTTTCTCCCTGGCATTGCAACGCCAGGTGATGCTCGCACTGGAACGGCAACGCTTTCCGGACAAAACTCCGGTCGAAGCCGATCGTTGGCAATGGGTTCATTGCGAGGTCTCGACCGGCAAGCGCCACGGCTTCGACGTGGTCACACCCGACGTTGCCGGCGAGGCCGTCGCCAGCGAGTTGGAAAGCCCGGGAACTCATACCACCGTACGCACACTCATTGAACGATGCGGCGGACTGGTCGTCTTGATCGACACGGTTGGCGTGATTGCCGAGGGGCAGGCTCAAGAAATGTTCGCCATGCAGCTCATCTCGTATCTGGAATCCATGCACGGCCAGCGGCGTCGGAAGATGGATATTCCCGTGGCGCTCGTCTTCACCAAGGTCGATTTGTGCGAAGAGCCGATCGACGACCCCCTCGCATTTGCCCGAGCCCATGCCTCGGCACTTTGGCGCATGTGCGACGCGAGACTGCGTCACTTCAAGTTTTTCTGCTCCAGCGTGGCCGGCTCCTGCGGTCGACTCGTTGATCGAGACGGTGGAGAGTTGCTCATTCCTCTGCGTGTTGAACCTCGTGGCGTGGTTGAGCCGTTTGCCTGGCTTTCCGGCCTCCTGCGCTGA